A stretch of the Actinomyces qiguomingii genome encodes the following:
- a CDS encoding WXG100 family type VII secretion target: MSTNLAAGSGTLANAARVVAAHRSQQESILRNVESAVQELSPGWKGTGGSAFTAVTNQWLQDARSIVQVLSNFESGLRSTDAAYQNIEEETASSVQNLGANSQGYRGMMV; the protein is encoded by the coding sequence ATGAGTACCAACCTCGCCGCCGGGAGCGGCACCCTAGCCAATGCTGCGAGAGTCGTGGCGGCGCACCGCAGCCAGCAGGAGAGCATCCTGCGAAACGTGGAGAGCGCCGTGCAAGAGCTCAGTCCCGGTTGGAAGGGGACCGGTGGTTCGGCGTTCACCGCGGTCACCAACCAGTGGCTGCAGGATGCCCGCAGTATCGTGCAGGTGCTGTCCAACTTCGAGTCCGGTCTGCGCAGCACGGACGCCGCCTACCAGAACATCGAGGAGGAGACCGCCTCGAGCGTGCAGAACCTCGGCGCGAACTCCCAGGGATATCGCGGGATGATGGTCTGA
- a CDS encoding WXG100 family type VII secretion target yields the protein MTDMLVNYGSMSAAAEALARASAAMSSDLEDMDAELRPTQSDWSGEAQAQYTAAKAEWSQSLADMNTLLTQLGAHVTSSSENYSATDIREMRSFGG from the coding sequence ATGACTGACATGCTGGTGAATTACGGATCCATGTCTGCGGCAGCCGAGGCGCTTGCCCGGGCCTCCGCGGCCATGAGCTCCGACTTGGAGGACATGGACGCGGAGCTGCGCCCCACCCAGTCCGACTGGAGCGGTGAGGCGCAGGCGCAGTACACCGCCGCCAAGGCGGAGTGGAGCCAGTCGCTCGCGGACATGAACACGCTGCTCACCCAGCTGGGCGCCCACGTGACCTCCTCCTCGGAGAACTACAGCGCCACCGACATCCGGGAGATGCGCAGCTTCGGCGGCTGA
- a CDS encoding EsaB/YukD family protein translates to MSPSSSTVRETGVLPVTVVHRNVPADVALPASLPLSEVLPALAQRLEALEADGAVYGMRLVTQAGVELEDSRSLADQRVAVGSVLKLEVRTTDSETRYDDLVEAVATAVEQQEVAWRPADSTILSIMSTCVLFLVAGMLLVLKGDGTAIAPAVAATAALVLILAAYALRRLGGNQGWALVFTAGALAGVAAYTGLLASAAPMGLRLAAAGAALAVTVLSCMPVLGAQERQLVAGPVLIAIALAGVGVGLEPAHQPMQHLLAIVAACSAVISLLAPWLALASVPIEVSLPDRTDAISIEPGTEVTPSLTSRVMSARGLVLSSRIACSLIVFVSVPGLMSQGWAGPALAGAIAVASLLGTRAVRSRADVVAGIVGGMLILAALVVTVAISRTDLVMPVVALMGVTGVAVLLLNVLGPSYRPRLTRIADALEILVLLTILPLAALACEVL, encoded by the coding sequence TTGAGTCCGTCGAGTAGCACCGTACGCGAGACGGGCGTACTGCCCGTTACTGTCGTGCACCGCAATGTTCCGGCGGATGTCGCCCTACCGGCGAGTCTGCCACTGTCCGAGGTCCTGCCCGCCCTGGCACAGCGCCTAGAAGCACTTGAAGCCGACGGGGCCGTCTACGGAATGCGCCTGGTGACGCAGGCCGGGGTCGAGTTGGAGGACTCCCGTTCACTGGCGGATCAGCGCGTAGCCGTCGGCAGCGTACTGAAACTGGAGGTGCGCACCACTGACTCCGAGACCCGCTATGACGATCTCGTGGAGGCGGTGGCCACCGCCGTAGAACAGCAGGAGGTCGCTTGGAGACCCGCAGACTCGACAATCCTGTCAATCATGTCCACCTGCGTGTTGTTTCTGGTGGCGGGCATGTTGCTGGTGTTGAAGGGCGACGGCACCGCGATCGCCCCCGCAGTTGCGGCGACAGCCGCACTGGTGCTGATACTTGCCGCGTACGCCCTCAGGCGCCTGGGCGGGAACCAAGGCTGGGCACTGGTGTTCACCGCTGGTGCGCTGGCCGGAGTCGCCGCGTACACAGGTCTGCTGGCAAGCGCCGCACCGATGGGCTTGCGGCTCGCTGCTGCGGGCGCGGCGCTGGCCGTCACAGTGCTTTCTTGCATGCCTGTGCTCGGGGCACAGGAGCGTCAACTCGTCGCCGGGCCGGTGCTCATAGCTATCGCATTGGCAGGTGTGGGAGTCGGCCTGGAGCCGGCACATCAGCCCATGCAGCATCTGTTGGCGATCGTTGCTGCCTGCTCCGCCGTTATTTCGCTGTTGGCGCCCTGGCTCGCCCTGGCGTCGGTACCGATCGAGGTCAGCCTGCCGGACCGCACCGACGCGATCAGCATCGAGCCGGGAACGGAGGTGACTCCCTCCCTTACCTCTCGCGTGATGAGCGCGCGCGGGCTGGTGCTGTCCTCCCGTATCGCCTGTTCTCTGATCGTGTTCGTCTCGGTCCCCGGCCTGATGTCGCAGGGATGGGCCGGCCCAGCCCTGGCCGGCGCCATCGCGGTCGCCTCGCTGCTCGGCACGCGCGCGGTGCGCTCACGTGCTGACGTGGTGGCAGGGATCGTCGGCGGCATGCTGATTCTGGCCGCTCTGGTGGTGACCGTGGCGATCAGCCGCACCGATTTGGTCATGCCGGTGGTGGCGCTTATGGGGGTGACTGGGGTCGCAGTACTGCTGCTCAACGTGCTCGGCCCCAGTTACCGTCCACGTTTGACGCGGATCGCCGACGCCTTGGAGATCCTGGTGCTGCTGACGATTCTGCCGCTGGCGGCACTAGCCTGCGAGGTGCTGTAG